A genomic region of Ignavibacteriota bacterium contains the following coding sequences:
- a CDS encoding DHCW motif cupin fold protein, producing MNNSNIPFQTIDWMKIPKTEHKGETGIAYWQTIEFAGLRIRIVEYSENYKADHWCEKGHLVYCIEGSVINELKDGKETLLKPGMSYIVSDQLSTHRSLTKEGAKLLIVDGDFLKLNNE from the coding sequence ATGAATAATTCTAATATTCCTTTTCAAACAATAGATTGGATGAAAATTCCAAAAACTGAACATAAAGGTGAAACTGGAATTGCATATTGGCAAACCATAGAATTTGCTGGATTGAGAATTAGAATAGTTGAGTATAGTGAAAATTACAAAGCAGATCATTGGTGTGAAAAAGGACATCTTGTTTATTGTATAGAAGGAAGTGTAATAAATGAACTTAAAGATGGAAAAGAAACATTGTTAAAACCAGGTATGTCATATATAGTATCAGATCAATTAAGTACGCATAGATCACTAACAAAAGAAGGTGCGAAGTTATTAATTGTTGATGGAGATTTTTTAAAATTAAATAATGAATAA
- a CDS encoding VOC family protein, producing the protein MSDAIPKVTGVGGIFFYSNNLKETKEWYTKNLGIEINDWGSSSFEYRNINNPEEINSLQWKPFKNGDEYFSPSQKDFMINYMVQNIEGLVEKLKENGVTILDSIASYDYGKFVHILDAEGNKIELWEPK; encoded by the coding sequence ATGAGTGATGCAATACCAAAAGTTACCGGAGTTGGGGGAATATTCTTTTATTCAAATAATTTAAAAGAAACAAAAGAATGGTATACCAAAAACTTGGGGATTGAAATAAATGATTGGGGTTCATCAAGTTTTGAATACAGAAATATTAATAATCCAGAGGAAATTAATTCACTTCAGTGGAAACCATTCAAAAATGGAGATGAATATTTTTCGCCATCACAAAAAGATTTTATGATCAATTACATGGTACAAAACATTGAAGGACTTGTAGAAAAACTTAAGGAAAATGGTGTAACAATACTTGATAGTATTGCAAGTTATGATTATGGAAAATTTGTACATATTTTAGATGCCGAAGGAAATAAAATTGAATTATGGGAACCTAAATAA
- a CDS encoding HNH endonuclease translates to MKDEIISYREMCDRENVQTLQRGMNFRLNSNYSVILMSQRKNAPYKDKIFDDGFTLGYEGHDIPKNEGIKNPKSIDQPRNTKTGKLTQNGLFAKSIENYKSKISSPELVRVYEKLFDGVWSEKGFFKLIDYKYQNDENKRKVFRFVLEEADFELTDEIIFNQKLKPRTRLIPSNIKKEVWKRDSGKCVICGSTDELHFDHDLPYSKGGTSISINNVRILCARHNLSKIR, encoded by the coding sequence ATGAAAGATGAAATAATTTCATATCGTGAAATGTGCGACAGAGAAAATGTTCAAACTTTGCAAAGAGGAATGAACTTTCGTCTAAATTCCAACTATTCAGTTATTCTTATGTCGCAGAGGAAAAATGCGCCATATAAGGACAAAATATTTGATGATGGGTTTACATTAGGATATGAAGGACACGATATTCCTAAAAATGAGGGAATAAAAAATCCAAAATCTATTGACCAGCCTAGAAATACAAAAACTGGCAAACTTACTCAAAATGGGTTATTCGCAAAATCAATAGAAAACTATAAATCTAAAATATCTTCACCAGAACTAGTTAGAGTTTATGAAAAACTTTTTGATGGAGTTTGGTCAGAAAAAGGATTTTTCAAACTTATAGATTATAAATATCAAAACGATGAAAACAAAAGAAAAGTTTTTCGATTTGTTTTAGAAGAAGCCGATTTTGAATTAACTGATGAAATTATTTTTAATCAAAAATTAAAACCAAGGACCAGGTTAATTCCAAGCAATATTAAAAAAGAAGTGTGGAAACGAGATAGTGGTAAATGTGTAATTTGTGGTTCTACAGATGAATTACATTTTGACCACGATTTACCATATTCAAAAGGCGGAACTAGTATTTCAATAAACAATGTTAGAATACTTTGCGCAAGACATAATTTAAGCAAAATCAGATAA
- a CDS encoding DUF1080 domain-containing protein, with translation MEAAESVKFKYDPTNAAEAFIIYANRLGEQNKIDLLKEACEEIFNANTSADQLHNYSSGLAIYAKYLGYEVTPLLLEALNNGDKAFRYSVLNIAENIGGIADTRKWIDEAKLVSPEIQSEIISMLGRRGDEFAVDFIIENLNSSSSLVREESITALTKLQGSKAIKPLIEHLVKGNDIESVKSVLMQLLDKDHLRHVAEKLELTEGKTKAGIIDIISSKGGTKYFNEIFAYTASKNNYEKTAAFNALKNISTENNLDELLKLLLNVQDSIEIQQTQLAVIAAAEKAKSEQRKTGKILTSLEKTDKKERIIPILSKIGGKENLEIVSKYFNTSTGAIQDAAFTALTNWKDYSAANKLYEISKTENGSYQQKAVSNFIQIINSAKLPDDQKLLQFRKIMPYAKSESDRNLIIRSIGNLKTFLSLIYLEQYLNDEELRQDASRSIIEIALPNDDQNNGFTGNKVRELLEKTKTIISGEDSQDYITEIESYLENMPIETGFVSMFNGVNLEGWEGLVGDPISRSKMSKKELAKKQIEANKKMLENWSVKDGLIIFNGKGENLCSIKDYGDFELILDWRITKEGDSGIYLRGTPQVQIWDTSRVESGAQVGSGGLYNNQKHISKPLKVADNPIDEWNTFHITMIGANVTVYLNGELVVDNVPMDNYWDQEQPIFESEAIELQAHGNQLAFRNIYVREINTKEIGLTKEEKEEGFESLFNGKNLDGWQGNKIDYYAENDELIVNPKKGGHGNLYTAKEYSDFNLRFEFQLTPGANNGIGVRAPLEGDAAYAGMELQILDNEDSIYANLQPYQYHGSVYGVIPAKRGFLNPVGDWNSEEIILNGTKVKVTLNGKVIVDGDIAEASKNGTLDHKDHPGINRSSGYIGFLGHGSELKFRNLRIKDLSK, from the coding sequence TTGGAAGCCGCGGAATCTGTAAAATTTAAATATGATCCGACAAACGCGGCGGAAGCATTTATTATCTATGCAAACCGTTTGGGCGAACAAAATAAAATTGACTTATTGAAAGAAGCGTGCGAAGAAATTTTTAACGCAAATACATCTGCCGATCAACTTCACAACTACTCAAGCGGATTGGCTATATACGCGAAATATTTGGGTTATGAAGTTACACCGCTATTATTAGAAGCGTTAAATAACGGCGATAAAGCGTTTCGTTATTCTGTTTTAAATATTGCTGAAAATATTGGTGGAATAGCCGATACAAGAAAATGGATTGACGAAGCCAAACTTGTTTCGCCTGAAATTCAATCGGAAATTATTTCAATGCTTGGAAGACGAGGAGATGAATTTGCGGTAGATTTTATAATTGAAAACTTAAATTCGTCTTCTTCGCTAGTTCGTGAAGAATCAATTACCGCTTTAACAAAACTTCAAGGATCTAAAGCAATTAAACCTTTAATTGAACATTTAGTTAAAGGTAATGATATAGAATCGGTTAAATCTGTCCTCATGCAATTGCTGGATAAAGATCACTTGCGACATGTAGCGGAAAAGTTAGAATTAACCGAAGGCAAAACCAAAGCGGGAATAATTGATATTATATCCTCAAAAGGCGGAACAAAATACTTTAATGAAATATTCGCGTACACAGCTTCCAAAAATAATTATGAAAAAACGGCAGCATTTAACGCGTTAAAAAATATTTCGACTGAAAATAATTTGGATGAACTGCTTAAACTTTTATTAAATGTTCAAGATTCAATTGAAATTCAACAGACACAACTTGCAGTAATTGCGGCTGCTGAAAAAGCCAAAAGTGAACAAAGAAAGACCGGTAAAATTCTAACCTCTTTGGAAAAAACGGATAAGAAAGAACGAATTATTCCAATACTTTCTAAAATTGGAGGCAAAGAAAATTTAGAAATAGTTTCAAAATATTTTAACACTTCAACGGGAGCAATACAGGACGCGGCTTTTACCGCTCTTACAAATTGGAAAGATTATTCAGCCGCGAATAAATTATATGAAATTAGCAAAACCGAAAACGGAAGCTATCAGCAAAAAGCGGTTTCAAATTTTATTCAAATTATAAATTCAGCAAAACTGCCGGATGATCAAAAATTGCTTCAATTCCGAAAAATTATGCCTTATGCTAAATCTGAAAGTGATAGAAATTTAATTATTAGATCTATTGGCAATCTTAAAACTTTCTTATCGCTGATTTATTTAGAACAATATCTAAATGACGAAGAACTACGGCAGGATGCTTCTCGTTCAATTATAGAAATCGCGCTGCCAAATGACGACCAAAATAATGGCTTCACGGGAAATAAAGTTCGCGAGTTATTGGAAAAAACAAAAACAATAATTTCCGGGGAAGATAGTCAAGATTATATAACCGAAATTGAATCTTACCTGGAAAATATGCCGATAGAAACAGGATTTGTATCAATGTTTAATGGTGTAAATCTTGAAGGCTGGGAAGGTCTTGTCGGTGATCCAATATCAAGATCTAAAATGAGCAAGAAAGAATTAGCCAAAAAACAGATAGAAGCTAATAAAAAAATGTTGGAAAATTGGAGCGTGAAGGATGGCTTGATCATTTTTAACGGAAAAGGTGAAAACCTTTGCTCAATTAAAGATTACGGTGATTTTGAATTGATACTTGATTGGCGAATTACAAAAGAAGGAGACAGCGGAATTTATCTTCGCGGAACTCCGCAAGTTCAAATTTGGGATACATCACGCGTAGAATCCGGCGCTCAAGTTGGTTCGGGAGGTTTGTATAATAACCAAAAACATATCAGCAAACCGTTAAAAGTTGCTGATAATCCGATTGATGAATGGAATACATTTCATATCACAATGATAGGCGCCAATGTAACTGTTTACTTAAACGGCGAATTGGTAGTTGATAATGTACCGATGGATAATTATTGGGACCAAGAACAGCCGATATTTGAATCAGAGGCAATTGAATTGCAGGCGCACGGGAATCAGCTAGCGTTTAGAAACATTTACGTTAGAGAAATAAATACCAAAGAAATTGGTTTAACAAAAGAAGAAAAAGAAGAAGGATTTGAATCTTTATTTAATGGAAAAAATCTTGACGGCTGGCAGGGAAATAAAATTGATTATTACGCTGAAAATGATGAATTGATTGTTAATCCAAAAAAAGGCGGTCATGGAAATCTTTATACCGCGAAAGAATACAGTGATTTTAATTTGCGATTTGAATTTCAATTAACTCCGGGAGCAAATAACGGTATTGGAGTTCGAGCGCCGCTTGAAGGAGACGCGGCTTATGCCGGAATGGAATTGCAAATATTAGATAATGAAGATTCAATTTACGCGAATTTACAGCCTTACCAATATCATGGCTCCGTGTATGGAGTTATTCCGGCCAAACGCGGCTTTCTAAATCCTGTTGGAGATTGGAATTCGGAAGAAATAATTCTTAACGGTACAAAAGTAAAAGTAACTTTAAACGGGAAAGTAATTGTTGACGGTGATATTGCCGAAGCAAGTAAAAACGGAACACTTGACCATAAAGATCATCCCGGTATAAATCGAAGCAGTGGTTATATTGGTTTTCTTGGACATGGTTCAGAGCTGAAATTTAGAAATCTTAGAATTAAGGATTTAAGCAAATAA
- a CDS encoding Gfo/Idh/MocA family oxidoreductase encodes MSNKNKFTRRGFLKSAFAIGAGITIVPRNVLGGNGFIAPSDQLTKAIIGVGGMGRGHIPYENTRVVAICDVDKLHLEEAQNKIDYKVKQFIDFREVCQLPEVDIVHIATPPHWHGLMAIEAAKAGKDIWCEKPMTRTIGEGKKVVEAVNQHSRMFRLNTWFRFKDNFYGLGTEVFPLKKVIDSGILGWPLKVTISGNTGFNWKFYWTGKYNLMPEKVPDNLDYNMWLGPAPYRPYNPHRVHVNFRGYWDYDGGGLGDMGQHYLDPVQYMLGKDDESPVSIEVDAPQQHYDAVGTWKRIEYTYADGCQIILDGENKDKEAAYIEGPNGKIYQGFRSDIPNLQSFIKSLPDPEPQISVFSESVKTRKKFALNEMNGFRSSTLVNLGIIAVRLGRSLKFDSEKLEFIDDEGANRLINQPMRAPWNL; translated from the coding sequence ATGAGTAATAAAAACAAATTTACAAGAAGAGGCTTTTTAAAAAGCGCGTTCGCTATTGGAGCCGGTATTACAATTGTACCTCGTAATGTATTGGGCGGAAACGGATTTATTGCTCCTTCCGATCAGTTAACAAAAGCGATTATCGGTGTTGGCGGTATGGGGCGGGGACATATTCCGTACGAAAATACTAGGGTTGTCGCAATTTGCGATGTTGACAAACTGCATTTGGAAGAAGCGCAGAACAAAATTGATTATAAGGTTAAACAATTTATCGACTTTAGGGAAGTATGTCAGCTTCCAGAAGTTGATATTGTGCATATTGCCACTCCTCCGCATTGGCATGGTTTAATGGCGATTGAAGCCGCTAAAGCCGGCAAAGATATTTGGTGCGAGAAACCAATGACGCGAACAATTGGAGAAGGCAAAAAGGTTGTAGAAGCTGTTAATCAACATAGTAGAATGTTTCGCTTAAATACTTGGTTTCGTTTTAAAGATAATTTTTATGGATTAGGTACAGAGGTTTTTCCTTTAAAGAAAGTTATTGACAGCGGAATTCTTGGCTGGCCGTTAAAAGTTACAATTAGCGGAAATACCGGGTTTAACTGGAAATTCTATTGGACCGGAAAGTATAATCTAATGCCGGAAAAAGTTCCTGATAATCTTGATTATAATATGTGGCTTGGACCGGCGCCGTACCGTCCTTATAACCCGCACCGCGTTCATGTTAATTTCCGCGGATACTGGGATTATGACGGCGGCGGACTTGGAGATATGGGTCAGCATTATTTAGATCCGGTTCAGTATATGCTAGGTAAGGATGATGAAAGTCCGGTTAGTATTGAAGTTGACGCGCCGCAGCAGCATTATGACGCGGTTGGCACATGGAAACGTATTGAATATACTTATGCTGACGGATGTCAAATTATTCTTGATGGAGAAAACAAGGATAAAGAAGCCGCATATATAGAAGGTCCGAATGGTAAAATTTATCAAGGTTTCAGATCGGACATTCCAAATTTGCAGAGTTTTATTAAATCGCTGCCTGACCCCGAACCGCAAATAAGTGTATTTTCCGAATCCGTAAAAACCCGAAAAAAGTTCGCGTTAAACGAAATGAACGGATTCCGTTCTTCAACTCTTGTAAACCTTGGAATTATAGCCGTCCGTTTGGGCAGATCGTTAAAATTTGATTCCGAAAAATTAGAATTTATTGACGATGAAGGCGCAAATCGCTTAATAAATCAACCGATGCGCGCGCCTTGGAATTTATAA
- a CDS encoding family 1 glycosylhydrolase codes for MGNFDIFKSRNVSNDFTEWESQGKFKIKGENTLYENGSNHWNNWKTDFEYLKELNLNSYRFSVEWSRIERQINIRIKL; via the coding sequence TTGGGGAACTTCGACATCTTCAAATCGAGAAATGTTTCTAATGACTTTACCGAATGGGAAAGTCAAGGTAAGTTTAAAATAAAAGGTGAAAATACTTTATATGAAAATGGGAGCAATCATTGGAATAACTGGAAAACAGACTTTGAGTATCTAAAAGAACTTAACCTTAATTCATATAGGTTTTCTGTTGAATGGTCTAGAATTGAACGACAAATAAATATTCGGATAAAGCTTTAA
- a CDS encoding family 1 glycosylhydrolase has protein sequence MLLDAFKTNKISHWFPTVLKYDTQIPLDNKIDFWGINYYYRIYSQFKFSLKIRYSFSKKPATDMGWEIYPKGLKKIIKLVAKTGKEIIITENGIATEDESLRKYFIKRHLKILNKARHKHNIQGYFYWSLIDNYEWLKGKSKDLDLLKLIIKIILEE, from the coding sequence ATGTTATTAGATGCTTTCAAAACAAATAAAATCAGCCATTGGTTTCCAACAGTCTTAAAATATGATACCCAAATACCGCTAGATAACAAAATTGATTTTTGGGGTATAAATTATTACTACAGAATTTATAGTCAATTCAAATTTAGTTTGAAAATCCGGTATTCCTTTTCCAAAAAGCCGGCAACAGATATGGGTTGGGAGATTTACCCTAAAGGATTAAAGAAAATCATCAAACTTGTTGCAAAAACGGGTAAGGAAATAATTATCACTGAAAATGGAATAGCTACTGAAGATGAAAGTTTAAGAAAATATTTCATAAAACGTCATTTGAAAATTCTAAATAAAGCCAGGCATAAACATAACATCCAAGGGTATTTTTATTGGAGTCTTATTGACAATTATGAATGGCTTAAAGGTAAATCAAAAGATTTGGACTTATTAAAATTGATTATAAAAATAATTTTAGAAGAATAA
- a CDS encoding GNAT family N-acetyltransferase, translating into MREITFRKVGEGTGNKLDIDRFDKIYKHIVVWDENDLEIVGSYRLGVGSELIKEFGINGFYTSTLFNYSDEFISTYLNNSLELGRSFIQKKYWKTNALHYLWQGIGAFLYKHPEIKYMFGGVSISKNYNQTASELIVYYFSKWYGNSNKSVIPNKEFIISEKITQI; encoded by the coding sequence TTGCGTGAAATAACTTTTAGAAAAGTTGGAGAAGGCACTGGCAATAAATTAGATATTGATAGATTTGATAAAATTTACAAACACATAGTTGTTTGGGATGAAAATGATTTGGAAATAGTTGGTTCCTACAGATTAGGTGTAGGAAGTGAATTAATTAAAGAGTTTGGTATAAACGGATTTTATACTTCAACTCTTTTTAATTATTCGGATGAATTTATTAGTACTTATTTAAATAATAGTTTAGAATTAGGAAGAAGTTTTATTCAGAAAAAATATTGGAAGACAAATGCACTTCATTATTTATGGCAGGGGATTGGCGCATTTTTATATAAACATCCTGAAATAAAATATATGTTCGGAGGAGTTAGTATAAGTAAAAATTATAATCAAACAGCATCAGAATTGATTGTCTATTATTTTTCAAAATGGTACGGAAATTCTAATAAATCCGTTATACCCAATAAAGAATTCATTATTTCCGAAAAAATAACTCAAATTTAA
- a CDS encoding 1-acyl-sn-glycerol-3-phosphate acyltransferase: MKIVNKVIHLDDINKILEANNEIYGVDFIDNLFEYLNFSFNVSNKDIRKIPSEGRLIVVANHPIGSLDGLALLKMISEIREDVKIIANSILYEIENLRDLFLPFNLDSKLIQRDNIKAIDIALQNEQAIIIFPAAEVSRLKFYHISDSKWHKGAIHFAKKNNSPILPIYIEAKNSPLFYSASALNKYLSRFFLVHELFNKKNKTITIKIGNPIPAKVFTSHIIEDQAQIALLKKHVMRIRNNKKGVFITEKNIIHPISRKFIKRELINSELIGETSDRKKIYLCNIQRLPTH, encoded by the coding sequence ATGAAAATAGTTAATAAAGTAATTCATCTTGATGATATCAATAAAATTTTAGAAGCAAACAATGAGATTTATGGAGTAGATTTCATTGATAATTTATTTGAATATCTAAATTTTTCATTTAATGTTTCAAATAAAGATATTAGAAAAATCCCTTCTGAAGGAAGATTAATTGTTGTGGCTAATCATCCTATTGGAAGCTTAGACGGATTGGCATTACTAAAAATGATATCGGAAATTAGAGAAGACGTTAAGATTATTGCGAATTCAATTTTGTATGAAATTGAAAATTTAAGGGACTTATTTCTTCCCTTTAATTTGGATTCAAAGTTAATTCAAAGAGATAATATAAAAGCAATTGATATAGCGCTGCAAAATGAACAAGCAATTATAATTTTTCCGGCTGCCGAAGTATCAAGATTGAAATTCTATCATATTTCGGATTCAAAATGGCACAAAGGCGCGATTCATTTTGCCAAGAAAAACAATTCTCCAATTTTACCAATTTATATTGAAGCTAAAAACTCGCCACTTTTTTATTCGGCTTCGGCTTTAAACAAATATTTATCTAGATTTTTTTTAGTACATGAATTATTTAATAAAAAAAATAAAACAATTACAATAAAAATTGGGAATCCAATTCCCGCAAAAGTTTTTACTTCACATATTATTGAGGATCAAGCACAAATTGCATTATTAAAGAAACATGTAATGCGAATTAGGAATAATAAGAAAGGTGTATTTATAACTGAAAAAAATATAATTCATCCAATCTCGAGAAAATTTATAAAACGAGAATTAATAAATTCTGAATTGATAGGTGAAACATCAGACAGAAAAAAAATATATTTATGTAATATTCAAAGGCTCCCAACACATTAA
- a CDS encoding N-acetylneuraminate synthase family protein has protein sequence MNKSNLIRVGNKFIGDGQPVYIIAEIGINHNGSLENAKKLIDGAVFAGCDAVKFQKRTPEICVPEDQWYIERDTPWGRMSYIEYRRKVEFGFSEYEIIDQYCKEKNIHWFASAWDVEAVKFLEDFNPIVYKISSASLTDSELLLNIKIAEKPIMISTGMSSQEEIDKAVELLSDTKLMIAQSTSNYPCSLNELNINVIDSYKKRYPKIPIGYSGHETGLAPTYAAVAKGATFIERHITLDRASWGSDQAASVEIMGMYRLVKDIRDIEKALGDGIKKVYDSEKKSMSKLRKNISETLYA, from the coding sequence ATGAATAAATCAAATTTAATTCGTGTTGGAAATAAATTTATTGGTGATGGTCAACCGGTTTATATTATTGCTGAGATTGGAATAAACCATAATGGTTCATTGGAAAATGCTAAAAAATTAATAGATGGAGCTGTATTTGCAGGATGTGATGCGGTAAAATTTCAAAAACGTACACCTGAAATTTGTGTCCCAGAAGATCAATGGTATATTGAGCGAGATACTCCTTGGGGAAGAATGTCTTATATTGAATACCGCCGTAAAGTTGAATTTGGCTTTAGCGAATATGAAATTATTGATCAATACTGCAAAGAAAAAAATATACATTGGTTTGCATCTGCTTGGGATGTTGAAGCGGTGAAATTTTTAGAAGATTTTAATCCTATTGTTTATAAAATTTCTTCAGCGTCTTTAACCGATTCAGAACTTCTTCTAAATATTAAAATTGCAGAAAAACCAATTATGATCTCAACTGGAATGTCATCTCAAGAAGAAATTGATAAAGCAGTTGAATTATTAAGCGATACAAAACTAATGATTGCGCAGTCTACGTCAAATTATCCGTGCAGTTTAAATGAATTGAATATAAATGTAATAGATAGTTATAAAAAGAGGTATCCAAAAATTCCTATTGGATATTCCGGTCATGAAACAGGTTTAGCGCCAACTTATGCTGCAGTGGCAAAAGGTGCAACATTTATTGAACGACATATAACACTTGATCGTGCATCTTGGGGAAGTGATCAAGCGGCATCTGTAGAAATTATGGGAATGTACAGACTGGTAAAAGATATTAGAGATATTGAAAAAGCACTTGGCGATGGAATTAAAAAAGTTTATGACAGCGAAAAAAAATCTATGTCGAAATTAAGAAAGAATATTTCTGAAACTTTGTACGCGTAA
- a CDS encoding HAD-IIIA family hydrolase codes for MNELSEKLVKIKLLLTDVDGVLTDTGVYYSVSGEELKRFSLRDGMGVQRLRELVKVKVGIVTREKSLLVRKRADKLDLDEIHLGSKNKLKVLKNICIERNLEYSQVAYIGDDVNDLEIIEAVGVSACPADAMKDVKEKVDIILETNGGHGAFREFAEIIIEEN; via the coding sequence ATGAATGAATTAAGTGAAAAACTAGTAAAAATTAAATTATTGTTAACGGATGTTGATGGTGTTTTAACAGATACGGGAGTTTATTATTCTGTATCTGGCGAAGAATTAAAAAGATTTAGTCTTAGAGATGGAATGGGAGTACAACGACTAAGGGAACTTGTAAAAGTAAAGGTTGGAATTGTTACAAGAGAAAAATCTTTGCTAGTTAGAAAACGAGCAGATAAATTAGATCTTGATGAAATCCACCTGGGTTCTAAAAACAAATTAAAAGTACTAAAAAATATTTGTATTGAAAGGAATTTGGAATACAGTCAGGTTGCGTATATCGGAGACGACGTTAATGATCTGGAAATTATTGAAGCGGTTGGTGTTTCTGCTTGTCCAGCCGATGCAATGAAAGATGTAAAAGAAAAAGTAGATATTATATTGGAAACTAACGGTGGACATGGCGCATTTAGAGAATTTGCAGAAATTATTATTGAAGAAAATTAA
- a CDS encoding metallophosphoesterase: MNDKRIQDQKKIILSHHHFYKNNFEAKSSNNDIWNKIEGYTLKLRGNKKLLKLFSDNNVDLILHGHSHENKCYSRFGIKIFNAGGSIDNEDTSFYLNYIETDKMEINSKKLLFDLQESFI; encoded by the coding sequence TTGAACGACAAAAGAATTCAAGACCAAAAAAAAATTATTTTATCACACCATCATTTTTACAAGAATAACTTTGAAGCTAAAAGTTCAAACAATGATATATGGAATAAAATTGAAGGTTATACTCTAAAATTGAGAGGGAACAAAAAACTCTTAAAATTATTTTCTGATAATAATGTGGATTTAATTCTTCACGGTCATAGCCATGAAAATAAATGTTATTCCCGATTTGGTATAAAAATATTTAATGCCGGAGGATCAATTGATAATGAGGATACTTCATTTTATTTAAACTATATAGAAACCGATAAAATGGAAATAAATTCAAAGAAATTATTATTTGATTTACAAGAATCTTTTATATAA